From one Butyricimonas faecihominis genomic stretch:
- a CDS encoding SusC/RagA family TonB-linked outer membrane protein, which yields MKKTYDRKVFKRKLLSDRSTVTVTIRLFMILLLGFPLLTRAGTVDSTRVANREVRGKVIDEKKQPIPGVSVRLGGTSMGTATDVDGKFKLLIPADTATLVVSFIGMKTEDVRIPRLKAGVEQKELTIVLREEDVKLEDVVVTGIFTRKKESFTGSASTYSAAELKTMGTQNVLQSLKTLDPAFAIIEDNQFGSDPNRLPNMEIRGKSSMLGLRDELDADPNQPLFILDGFESTLAAINDLDINRVASITILKDAASTAIYGSKAANGVIVVETVKPEAGKLQVSYTGNMNLSMPDLSSYNLMNSREKLEFELLAGRYDPVNWSTTNEVELTRLYNEKLKKIESGVNTYWLAEPLRVGVNQKHSLYVQGGEGNFLFGLGAGYNGISGVMEKSERDVISGNIDLIYRMSKFQFSNKFSLTSTHFKNPIVAFSAYAAANPYYKKYNDEGTVDKWLEYNDYFKASNPLWNASQNSRDKGSNLLLNNYFMAEYFPTTEWRVRARLGLTYGNDDTEKFYSRNDTRYENVETTKKGEFHSNNVRTNQVEAELSVTYAKVLGKHRINLVAGGNISSNKSLTQGYSAVGFPDGDFSYPSFSNGYPEYGTPAYYESVSRSVNGYFNAGYSFDDRYLMDFSLRTSGSSVFGTSRRYNTTWSVGLGWNLHKEKFIMDHVAWINILKLRASIGNPGNQSFDSAQSLLTYSFQFGSMNYFGIGAELSQIGNPDLEWQITVDKNIGLDVTLFNKRFSLTADYYYKVTDPLLIKVSTPLSSGTSTYMTNAGEQVSQGLTASVSYFIFQDFEKRFSWMVRANVRTQKTRIDKIGNKLSSLNASGKGENTVRYYDGADPDDIWAVRSAGIDPSNGKELFYAKDGSYTYDFSYDDEVICGNTRPDVEGVIGSSLNWKGFSVSLNFRYQMGADVFNEVLYNKVENISRNDLNKNQDKRALYERWQEVGDIVHFKDIASAETTPMSSRFVQEENVLTLESIYVGYEFYDGWIKKLGLSSLKIQASMRDVFRASTIRSERGIAYPFARSMEAGLSFNF from the coding sequence ATGAAAAAAACTTATGACAGGAAAGTTTTTAAGCGAAAGTTACTGTCGGATCGAAGTACGGTAACCGTGACAATCCGGTTATTTATGATTTTATTGTTGGGCTTTCCGCTATTGACGAGGGCCGGGACGGTGGATTCCACTCGTGTGGCAAACCGGGAAGTGAGGGGAAAGGTGATAGACGAGAAAAAGCAGCCCATTCCGGGAGTTTCGGTACGTCTGGGAGGAACATCAATGGGAACAGCCACTGATGTAGATGGGAAGTTCAAGTTATTGATCCCGGCTGACACGGCCACGCTAGTCGTTTCCTTTATCGGGATGAAGACGGAGGACGTGAGGATTCCCCGGTTGAAAGCGGGCGTGGAACAGAAGGAGTTGACGATCGTGTTGCGGGAAGAGGACGTGAAACTGGAAGACGTGGTGGTGACGGGTATCTTCACGCGTAAGAAGGAAAGTTTCACGGGATCGGCATCCACTTACTCGGCTGCCGAGTTGAAAACGATGGGTACGCAGAACGTGCTGCAAAGTTTGAAGACGCTGGACCCGGCTTTCGCCATTATCGAGGATAACCAGTTCGGGTCGGACCCGAACCGTTTGCCGAACATGGAAATCCGGGGAAAGTCGAGTATGTTAGGTTTACGGGACGAGCTAGATGCCGACCCGAACCAGCCGTTGTTTATCCTTGATGGGTTTGAGTCAACGTTGGCAGCGATTAATGATTTGGATATAAACCGGGTGGCCTCGATCACGATCTTGAAAGACGCGGCGTCGACGGCCATTTACGGTTCGAAGGCGGCTAACGGGGTGATCGTGGTGGAAACGGTGAAACCGGAGGCCGGGAAATTGCAGGTAAGTTATACCGGAAACATGAATCTCTCGATGCCCGATTTGTCGAGTTATAACTTGATGAATTCAAGGGAAAAGCTGGAATTTGAATTATTGGCAGGGAGGTATGATCCGGTGAATTGGTCCACGACGAACGAGGTGGAATTAACCCGTTTGTATAACGAGAAATTGAAGAAAATCGAGAGTGGTGTAAACACGTACTGGTTGGCTGAACCTTTACGGGTAGGAGTGAACCAGAAACATTCACTCTACGTGCAGGGAGGCGAGGGGAATTTCCTGTTCGGCTTGGGAGCGGGATACAACGGGATTTCCGGGGTGATGGAAAAGTCGGAGCGGGATGTGATCAGTGGCAATATCGACTTGATTTACCGGATGTCGAAATTCCAGTTCTCTAACAAATTCTCGTTGACCTCAACTCATTTCAAGAACCCGATCGTGGCATTCAGCGCGTATGCTGCGGCGAATCCTTATTACAAAAAGTATAATGACGAGGGAACGGTGGATAAATGGTTGGAATATAATGATTACTTCAAAGCTTCGAACCCGCTGTGGAACGCGAGCCAAAATAGTCGGGATAAGGGAAGTAATCTCTTGTTGAACAATTATTTCATGGCGGAATATTTCCCCACGACGGAATGGCGGGTACGTGCCCGGTTGGGATTGACTTACGGGAATGATGACACGGAGAAGTTCTATTCCCGGAATGATACCCGATATGAGAACGTGGAAACTACTAAAAAGGGAGAGTTTCATTCAAATAACGTCCGAACAAATCAAGTTGAGGCGGAGTTAAGTGTCACGTACGCGAAAGTACTGGGAAAACACAGGATTAACTTGGTTGCCGGGGGAAATATTTCCAGCAATAAATCGCTTACGCAGGGGTATTCTGCGGTAGGATTCCCGGACGGAGATTTTTCTTACCCCTCTTTTTCGAACGGCTACCCGGAATACGGGACTCCTGCATACTACGAGTCGGTTTCCCGTTCCGTGAACGGTTATTTCAACGCGGGGTATTCTTTTGACGATCGTTACTTGATGGATTTCAGCCTGCGGACGAGCGGTTCATCGGTTTTCGGTACTTCCCGGAGATACAATACGACGTGGTCGGTCGGGTTGGGCTGGAACTTGCACAAGGAGAAGTTTATCATGGATCACGTGGCATGGATTAATATATTGAAACTGCGGGCCTCTATTGGAAATCCGGGGAACCAGAGTTTTGACTCCGCGCAATCCTTGTTGACTTACTCGTTCCAGTTTGGTTCCATGAACTACTTCGGGATCGGGGCGGAATTGTCGCAGATCGGAAACCCCGATTTGGAATGGCAGATCACGGTGGATAAGAATATCGGTCTCGACGTGACGTTGTTTAATAAACGCTTTTCGTTGACGGCAGATTACTATTACAAGGTGACCGACCCGTTGTTGATCAAGGTGAGTACACCGCTTTCTTCCGGGACATCCACTTACATGACGAACGCGGGAGAACAGGTGTCACAAGGGTTGACGGCATCGGTGTCCTATTTTATTTTCCAAGATTTCGAGAAACGCTTCTCGTGGATGGTACGGGCGAACGTGCGGACGCAGAAAACCCGGATTGACAAGATCGGGAACAAGCTTTCCTCTCTGAATGCCAGTGGAAAGGGTGAAAACACGGTGAGGTATTATGACGGGGCCGACCCGGATGATATTTGGGCGGTAAGGTCCGCGGGGATTGATCCCTCGAACGGGAAGGAGTTGTTTTATGCCAAGGACGGGAGTTACACGTACGATTTCTCGTATGATGACGAGGTGATTTGCGGGAATACCCGCCCGGACGTGGAGGGCGTGATTGGTTCATCGCTCAATTGGAAGGGATTTTCCGTGAGCTTGAATTTCCGTTACCAGATGGGGGCTGACGTGTTCAACGAGGTTCTTTATAACAAGGTGGAAAATATTTCGAGAAATGATCTGAACAAGAATCAGGACAAGCGGGCGTTGTACGAGCGTTGGCAGGAAGTGGGGGACATCGTGCATTTCAAGGATATTGCCAGTGCGGAGACGACCCCGATGTCTTCCCGTTTCGTGCAGGAAGAGAACGTGTTGACCTTGGAATCTATCTACGTGGGATACGAGTTCTATGACGGATGGATCAAAAAATTAGGGTTAAGTAGTTTGAAGATTCAAGCATCCATGCGTGACGTGTTCCGGGCATCGACCATCCGGTCCGAGCGAGGAATTGCCTATCCTTTTGCCCGGAGTATGGAGGCAGGACTTTCGTTTAATTTTTAA
- a CDS encoding RecQ family ATP-dependent DNA helicase, with amino-acid sequence MKSITFFDLEIDANSHGIADIGGIKSNGETFHSTSIRDFLDFLDGTGYVCGHNIFKHDLKYMEKVMPEINSFNRVDTLYFSPLLFPAQPYHNLVKDDKLDPENYNNPLNDSQKAKRLFHDEENAFRQLDEELKQIYYLLLSDIEEFSAFFRYMDYSASSLKVETLIRQKFNGEVCDKADFECFVHQYPVELAYCLALIHARNRYSITPRWVLKNYPGVENVMHLLRGNPCLTGCSYCRRSLDIHVALKRYFNFDSYRKYAEEALQENAVKAAVTNKSILAIFPTGGGKSLTFQVPALMAGENMKALTIVISPLQSLMKDQVDNLEKSGITDAVTINGLLDPIERAKSIERVENGSACVLYIAPESLRSKTIERLLLGRKIARFVIDEAHCFSVWGQDFRPDYMYIADFIKLIQEEKQLNEPIPISCFTATAKQKVIGDIKAYFKDRLSVELELFAANTSRTNLHYEVYNNGSDEEKYNVLRNLLESKDCPVIVYTSRTHRAAMLAEQLREDGFDARAYHGKMDVKQKKENQDAFMAGEVRIIVATSAFGMGVDKKDVGMVIHYEISDSLENYVQEAGRAGRDENITADCYVLFNEQDLDKHFTLLNQTRLNQKEIQQIWKAIKNLTGFRSKISNSAIEIARKAGWDDNLNEIETRVKSAIAALEEAGYLKRGQNTPRVFANSILTRNAEEAITKIRKSFRFDDKQKEYATRIIKKLFSTRSRRHTNDEIAESRVDYISDHLGIAREDVIHIINLMREEQILSDAKDLTAFIKKGEKCNRSLSILETYCKVENYLQSVLNEEGNTYNLKELNEGISGGQDKNVTLDKIKTIINFWDIQKWLNRKRYDSSNYSKNHVVLALKQPKEKIEEWLEKRQQLAKFILEYIYEKNKKIILESSNDEVLIEFSVLELKNAYEKQQALFKVNVGLADVENALFYLSRIEAIKIEGGFLVVYNKLTIERLEKNNYKQYTSNDYGKLDQFYKNKTEQIHIVGEYAKKMISGYKEALQFVDDYFRLNHTSFLNKYFSSSRQKELARNITPSKFQQLFGELSIEQLKIIRDNKSKYIVVAAGPGSGKTRVLVHKLASLLLMEDVKHEQLLMLTFSRAAATEFKKRLIKLIGNAASFVEIKTFHSFCFDLLGFVGDLEKSKNIIRVAIEKISSREVELCKITKTVLVIDEAQDMDKDEFALVKALMGFNEEMRVIAVGDDDQNIYEFRDRDADSKYLEKLITENDAIKYELIENYRSKNNLVLFSNEFVRCIQGRLKKEPIVAVQRDNGKIKITYYNNTNNLIVPLVEEVYGTGLMGTTCVLTKKNEDAAQIAGLLLRKGLRAKLIQSNDQFNLYDLQEIRYFVGQFHSEFYAPKISDEKWKYAKLELQKMYGKSSKIEIVNRLLKDFEETNKSGRYKSDLELFIRESKLEDFLEQDGETIFVSTMHKAKGREFDNVFLHLEGFPFSSDEEKRLLYVAMTRAKQNLYIHSNWSYWNHVNMEIAEKIVNSNDYGEPDELCLHLGHTDVWLGYFIYKQQYIDGLTSGDELVFEGDTCFTRQKQPVLKFSKDFWKKLKILQQKGYMFKTIKVNFIVYWRCDENKEIKIILPELILRKLSK; translated from the coding sequence ATGAAATCCATCACTTTTTTTGATCTTGAGATAGATGCTAATAGTCACGGTATTGCTGATATAGGGGGTATAAAAAGCAATGGAGAGACATTTCATTCTACTTCTATCAGAGATTTTTTGGATTTCTTAGATGGAACGGGATATGTATGTGGGCATAATATATTCAAGCATGATTTGAAATATATGGAAAAAGTGATGCCGGAAATAAACAGTTTCAATAGAGTGGATACACTTTATTTTTCACCTTTATTATTTCCTGCTCAACCATACCACAATCTTGTTAAAGATGATAAACTTGATCCGGAAAATTATAACAACCCTCTTAATGATTCTCAAAAAGCAAAGCGATTGTTTCATGATGAGGAAAATGCATTTAGGCAACTGGATGAAGAATTGAAACAAATTTATTATCTGCTTTTAAGTGATATAGAAGAATTTTCCGCTTTCTTTCGGTACATGGATTATTCTGCAAGCTCTTTGAAGGTAGAAACTTTAATTAGGCAAAAATTCAATGGAGAAGTTTGTGATAAGGCTGATTTTGAGTGTTTTGTACATCAGTATCCGGTAGAACTTGCTTATTGTCTTGCTTTGATACACGCTCGAAACCGTTATTCAATAACACCACGTTGGGTGCTTAAAAACTATCCAGGGGTGGAGAACGTCATGCATTTGTTACGAGGTAATCCTTGTTTAACGGGCTGTTCTTATTGCAGGCGTTCACTGGACATCCATGTGGCATTAAAGCGTTATTTTAATTTTGACTCGTATAGGAAATATGCGGAAGAGGCTTTGCAGGAAAATGCCGTGAAAGCTGCCGTTACCAATAAATCAATATTGGCAATATTTCCAACTGGTGGAGGAAAGTCTCTGACGTTTCAAGTGCCGGCACTCATGGCTGGAGAGAATATGAAGGCGCTTACGATTGTGATTTCGCCCTTGCAGTCGTTGATGAAAGACCAGGTGGATAATCTTGAAAAAAGTGGTATTACTGACGCTGTGACAATTAACGGTTTATTAGATCCGATTGAAAGAGCTAAATCTATCGAAAGAGTCGAAAATGGTTCGGCTTGTGTATTATACATTGCCCCGGAATCGTTACGTTCTAAAACCATTGAACGTTTATTACTTGGACGTAAAATCGCCCGGTTTGTGATTGACGAAGCACATTGTTTTTCGGTATGGGGACAGGATTTTAGACCGGATTATATGTATATCGCGGACTTTATAAAATTGATACAGGAGGAAAAACAGCTTAATGAACCCATACCGATCTCGTGTTTTACAGCCACGGCAAAGCAAAAAGTAATAGGAGATATAAAGGCGTATTTCAAAGATAGGCTTTCGGTGGAACTTGAACTTTTTGCTGCCAATACCTCTAGGACGAACCTTCATTATGAAGTTTATAATAATGGAAGTGACGAAGAAAAGTACAATGTGTTGCGTAATCTGCTAGAATCTAAGGATTGTCCGGTCATCGTGTACACGTCCAGAACACATAGGGCAGCAATGCTTGCGGAACAACTTCGAGAAGATGGATTTGATGCGCGTGCGTACCACGGGAAAATGGATGTGAAGCAGAAAAAAGAAAATCAAGATGCTTTTATGGCAGGGGAAGTTCGAATTATCGTGGCTACATCTGCCTTTGGAATGGGGGTTGACAAAAAGGATGTGGGGATGGTTATTCATTATGAGATTTCCGACTCTCTTGAAAATTACGTACAGGAAGCGGGAAGGGCAGGGAGGGATGAAAACATAACGGCTGATTGTTATGTCTTGTTTAATGAACAGGATTTGGACAAGCATTTCACGTTACTTAACCAGACTCGATTGAACCAGAAAGAGATTCAACAAATCTGGAAGGCTATTAAAAATCTTACTGGGTTCAGGTCAAAAATATCTAATTCGGCAATAGAAATTGCCCGAAAAGCGGGTTGGGATGATAATCTGAATGAAATAGAAACGCGAGTGAAATCTGCCATTGCGGCACTTGAGGAAGCAGGGTACTTGAAACGAGGTCAGAATACGCCTCGGGTTTTTGCAAATAGTATTCTAACGAGAAATGCGGAAGAGGCAATCACGAAAATTAGAAAGTCGTTCCGTTTCGATGATAAACAAAAAGAATATGCAACTCGGATCATAAAGAAACTGTTTTCGACGAGAAGTCGCAGGCATACTAACGATGAAATTGCGGAATCCCGGGTTGATTATATTTCCGATCATTTAGGCATTGCACGGGAAGACGTGATTCACATTATAAACTTGATGCGTGAAGAGCAAATACTGTCAGATGCAAAGGATCTTACCGCTTTTATAAAAAAGGGAGAAAAATGTAATCGCTCGCTTTCCATCCTTGAAACATATTGTAAAGTAGAAAATTACTTGCAATCGGTTTTAAATGAAGAGGGAAACACGTATAATTTAAAAGAACTTAATGAAGGAATATCAGGGGGGCAGGATAAAAATGTTACTCTTGATAAAATAAAAACGATTATTAATTTTTGGGATATACAGAAGTGGCTGAATCGAAAACGATATGATAGTAGTAATTATTCTAAAAATCATGTTGTTTTGGCGCTTAAACAGCCTAAAGAGAAGATCGAGGAGTGGTTGGAAAAGCGGCAACAGTTGGCAAAATTCATTTTGGAGTATATTTACGAGAAGAATAAAAAAATCATATTAGAATCCTCGAATGATGAGGTCTTGATAGAGTTCTCTGTTCTTGAACTGAAAAATGCGTACGAGAAACAGCAAGCTCTTTTTAAGGTGAACGTGGGACTTGCTGACGTGGAAAATGCTTTGTTTTATCTTTCTCGTATAGAGGCAATTAAAATTGAAGGTGGATTTTTGGTCGTTTATAACAAGCTAACTATTGAGAGATTAGAAAAGAATAATTATAAACAGTACACGAGTAATGATTACGGGAAACTCGATCAATTCTATAAAAATAAGACAGAACAGATCCATATTGTCGGAGAGTATGCGAAAAAGATGATTAGTGGTTACAAGGAAGCTTTACAATTCGTGGATGATTATTTCCGTTTAAATCATACTTCTTTTTTAAACAAATATTTTAGCAGTAGCAGGCAGAAAGAGTTGGCAAGGAATATTACACCGTCTAAATTTCAGCAGCTTTTTGGAGAACTATCCATTGAACAATTAAAAATTATCAGGGACAATAAATCTAAATATATTGTTGTTGCGGCTGGTCCGGGGAGCGGAAAAACGAGGGTGTTGGTTCATAAATTAGCGTCATTGCTCCTTATGGAGGATGTAAAGCACGAACAATTATTAATGCTTACATTCTCTCGAGCTGCCGCAACCGAGTTTAAGAAACGATTAATTAAACTGATCGGTAATGCTGCAAGTTTTGTAGAGATAAAGACATTTCATTCTTTTTGCTTTGATTTATTGGGATTTGTCGGTGATTTGGAGAAATCCAAGAATATAATTCGTGTTGCAATCGAAAAAATCAGTAGTCGGGAGGTCGAGTTGTGCAAGATCACCAAGACCGTCTTGGTGATTGATGAGGCCCAAGATATGGACAAGGATGAATTTGCCTTGGTGAAAGCATTGATGGGTTTTAATGAAGAGATGCGTGTTATTGCGGTTGGCGATGATGATCAAAATATTTATGAATTCAGGGATAGGGATGCTGATTCTAAATATTTGGAAAAATTGATCACGGAGAATGATGCCATTAAATATGAATTGATAGAGAATTATCGGAGTAAAAATAATTTGGTACTGTTTTCGAATGAATTTGTCAGATGTATTCAAGGTCGATTGAAGAAAGAACCCATTGTTGCCGTTCAACGAGATAACGGAAAAATAAAAATCACCTACTATAATAATACCAATAATCTTATTGTTCCCTTGGTTGAAGAGGTGTATGGTACGGGACTTATGGGTACAACTTGCGTGCTTACGAAGAAGAATGAGGATGCGGCACAGATTGCCGGATTGTTGTTGAGAAAAGGCTTGCGTGCAAAACTTATACAGTCTAATGATCAATTTAATTTGTACGATTTACAAGAGATAAGGTATTTTGTGGGACAATTTCATTCTGAATTTTATGCACCTAAAATAAGTGATGAGAAGTGGAAGTATGCCAAGTTGGAATTGCAAAAAATGTATGGGAAGAGTTCTAAGATTGAAATCGTTAATCGACTTCTTAAAGATTTTGAAGAAACAAATAAATCCGGTAGATATAAATCGGATTTAGAATTGTTTATAAGAGAATCCAAACTTGAAGATTTTTTGGAACAAGATGGGGAAACTATTTTTGTGTCAACGATGCATAAAGCGAAAGGACGGGAATTTGATAATGTTTTTTTACATTTGGAGGGGTTCCCCTTTTCTTCTGATGAAGAAAAAAGATTGCTTTACGTGGCAATGACTAGGGCAAAACAAAATTTATACATTCATTCGAACTGGTCGTATTGGAATCATGTAAATATGGAAATTGCTGAGAAAATTGTGAATAGTAATGATTATGGAGAACCTGATGAGTTATGTTTACATTTGGGGCATACGGATGTCTGGCTGGGGTATTTTATTTACAAACAACAATATATTGATGGTTTAACGAGTGGCGATGAGTTAGTATTTGAGGGAGATACTTGTTTTACTCGACAGAAACAACCTGTATTGAAATTCTCGAAAGACTTTTGGAAAAAATTGAAAATTTTACAACAAAAAGGGTATATGTTTAAAACGATCAAGGTCAATTTTATCGTGTATTGGAGATGTGATGAGAATAAAGAAATCAAGATTATACTTCCAGAACTTATCTTGAGAAAACTTTCTAAGTAA
- a CDS encoding DUF262 domain-containing protein, which translates to MATLFREVNYKLQALVNDIDMGIIGLPDIQRPFVWKDIKVRDLFDSMYKGYPVGYLLLWANANVDNSKYIGVGGKQKIPNLLIVDGQQRLTSIFAVMKGKEVIRENFNKEHIIISFKPLEEKFEIPDAASRRSPEYVQDISKLWQPDFKAHIFIGDFIKNLEASRALTEDEKAKIWETIQNVKNLEHYSFSALELSANISEEEVSDIFVRINSQGKTLNQADFILTLMSVFWDEGRTDLERFCHETRTPNLQAASAFNYIITPSPDQMLRVSVGLCFKRAVLKYVYSILRGKDLETGTFSEERREKQFELLKEANKKVLDVTNWHEYLKCIKQAGYIKGDIISSKTTIIYVYTMFLIGREEYKMDMFELRKLISQWFFMCIITGRYTGSPESQMEFDLSQLRGVYSAEQFKNILLNIINTKFTDDFWNITLPNNLATSSAISPSMYAYYASLNILNADGLFSKMKVHDLLQEGLRFKKSPLEIHHLFPKAYLISIGITEQQQTNQIANYALVEWSDNIKIADTAPAEYLPKYLSRLTPEQQKQQYYWHALPDGWERMNYFEFLRQRRSLMAQTVKDAFSTL; encoded by the coding sequence ATGGCAACTCTTTTTCGTGAAGTAAACTATAAGTTACAAGCTCTTGTGAACGATATAGATATGGGAATTATTGGACTTCCTGACATACAACGTCCTTTTGTATGGAAAGATATTAAAGTGAGAGATCTTTTTGATTCGATGTATAAAGGGTATCCTGTCGGTTATTTATTGTTATGGGCAAATGCAAATGTTGATAATAGTAAATATATAGGTGTGGGAGGGAAACAGAAAATTCCAAATTTATTAATAGTGGATGGGCAGCAGCGATTGACATCAATTTTTGCTGTGATGAAAGGAAAAGAGGTGATTCGAGAAAATTTTAATAAAGAACATATTATAATTTCATTTAAACCTTTAGAAGAAAAATTTGAGATTCCTGATGCAGCTTCACGACGAAGTCCCGAGTATGTGCAAGATATTTCAAAATTATGGCAACCGGATTTTAAAGCGCATATTTTTATCGGGGATTTTATAAAAAATTTAGAGGCTTCTCGTGCTTTAACAGAAGATGAAAAAGCTAAAATATGGGAAACGATTCAAAATGTAAAAAATTTAGAACATTATTCTTTCTCGGCTTTGGAATTGTCTGCGAATATTTCGGAAGAAGAAGTTTCTGATATTTTCGTGCGGATCAATAGCCAGGGTAAAACTTTGAATCAAGCTGATTTTATATTGACACTGATGTCTGTTTTTTGGGATGAAGGAAGAACCGATTTAGAACGATTCTGTCATGAAACTCGTACTCCCAACCTGCAGGCGGCTTCTGCGTTTAATTATATCATAACTCCTAGTCCGGATCAAATGTTGCGAGTGTCAGTTGGATTATGCTTTAAGAGGGCTGTATTGAAATATGTATATAGTATTCTTCGGGGAAAAGATTTAGAAACAGGTACTTTTAGTGAGGAACGAAGGGAGAAACAATTTGAATTACTGAAAGAAGCTAATAAAAAGGTTCTTGATGTTACCAATTGGCATGAATATTTGAAATGTATCAAACAAGCTGGATACATAAAAGGTGATATTATAAGTTCGAAAACGACGATTATCTATGTTTATACGATGTTCCTAATTGGTCGGGAAGAGTATAAGATGGATATGTTTGAATTGCGGAAACTCATTTCTCAATGGTTTTTTATGTGTATCATAACTGGACGATATACCGGATCTCCTGAATCCCAGATGGAGTTTGACTTGTCTCAATTGCGAGGTGTTTATTCTGCAGAACAATTTAAAAATATTCTTTTAAATATTATAAACACGAAGTTTACAGATGATTTTTGGAATATTACTTTGCCGAACAATTTAGCTACTTCATCTGCGATAAGTCCTTCTATGTATGCCTACTATGCTTCTTTAAATATATTGAATGCGGATGGGTTGTTTTCAAAAATGAAAGTTCATGATTTGTTGCAGGAAGGTTTAAGATTTAAAAAGTCACCTCTTGAAATACATCATTTATTTCCGAAAGCATATTTGATAAGTATTGGCATTACCGAGCAACAGCAAACCAATCAGATAGCGAATTATGCGTTAGTTGAATGGAGCGATAATATAAAAATAGCAGATACAGCCCCGGCCGAGTATCTGCCTAAATATTTAAGTCGATTAACCCCGGAACAACAAAAGCAACAGTATTATTGGCATGCTTTACCCGATGGTTGGGAGCGTATGAATTACTTCGAGTTTTTGAGACAGCGTAGGAGTTTAATGGCTCAAACGGTGAAAGATGCGTTTAGCACTTTATAA